Part of the Desulfobotulus pelophilus genome is shown below.
GCATTGCACATTCTGATGCAGAATGTGCAATGCCTGGGGGTGATTGTCCACGAATACGGCATGATCCGCTCCGCGGCTGAGAGCTTCCATGCCCAGGGCTCCTGTTCCTGCAAATAGATCCAGTACCCGTGCGCCTTCAACGCGGTCCCGGCCCAGTATGGAAAAAAGACTTTCCCTGAGGCGGTCGCTGGTAGGGCGGGTATCCATTCCCGCAGGGGCTTTGATGGAGCGTCTCTTCAGGCTTCCTGCAATGATGCGCATCTCTATGTATCCATCAGTTTCTGAAAGGTTTCCTGTGTGAGGCCAGATGCTGCTGCTGCCTCGGGAATGCTGTGATTGCAGATGGCCAGCTGTTTCCGCAGATACAGGGCCGAAAACAGTTTCATTGCGGTTTCATAATCACGGGCAGCCATGGGGTCGGGCCTCGAAGGAGTGGTAACTCCCTGATTCTTTAGGGTCTGTTCGCTGATGGTTTCGTCCGTAAGGGAGATGGCCAGCCGTTCCATGAGATTTTTTAGTTCCCGCACATTTCCGGGCCAGTCATGGTTGCGGAGAAGGGTGATGGCACCGGGGGTGAGTTGTTTTTCTTTTATTTTGCCACGGGTGGCGGATTCCTGGAGAAAAAGTGTGGCAAGGGCATGAATATCTTCTTTGCGTTCCCGCAGGGGAGGCACGGATATGGGCAGAACCGCCAGGCGGTAATACAGGTCTTCCCGGAAAGTACCCTGCCGGATTTCCTGCTCCAGATTCCGGTTGGTGGCGGCAATAATACGGACATCTACCCGGATTTCCCGGCTGCCACCCAGCCGATGGAAACGACCATCCTCCAGGAATCGCAGAAGATGGCCCTGGGCAATCATGGGAAGATCTGCCACCTGATCCAGAAAGAGGCTTCCCCTGTGAGCCATTTCAATACTTCCTTTATGGCGGGCGGAACCGGACGCAATGTTTTTTTCCAGCCCGAAAAGCTCTTCTTCCATGCGGTCGGGAGAAAAGGAGGCACAGTTCACGCAGATGAGGGCTTCTTCAGAGCGGCTACTCAGCTGATGCAGGCTGCGGGCAACCAGTTCTTTACCCGTTCCATTTTCGCCGAGAATAAGGGCCGGAGCATGGCTGGAAGCTGCCTGAAAAACCTGCAGACGGAGCTGTTGAACGGGCGGAGAGTTGCCTGTGATGGCATGACGGTCCAGATTCTTTTTTTTGAGATAGCGGTTTTCTTCTTCCAGCTTCTGAAAGTGCAGGGCATTGTTAATGGTAATGAGCACTTTGTCTATGGACAGGGGCTTTTCAATAAAATCAAAGGCTCCGTTTTTGGTGGCTGTAACGGCGGTATCGATGGTTCCATGACCTGTTATCATGATGACAGGAATGTTGGGGTCCAGTTTTCTGATTTCCTTCAGGGTGTCAATACCATCCATGCCCGGCATCCAGATATCCAGCAGTACAAGATCCGGAGCTTCCGATTCAATCCGTTTCAGAGCTTCAAATCCGTTGGGAGCCGTTTTGATATCAAAACCCTCATCCTGAAGAAGTCCACCGAGGGATTGCAAAATGCCGGGTTCATCATCCACCAGAAGCAGCGTGGGAAACATGGTTTTCTCCTTAGCGTGTTGTCTGTGTACCTGCCATTCTCAGGAAAGGAATGGTTTCAGGGGGTAGTCAATGCGAAAACAGGCCCCTGAAGGATCATTGTCCAGAACCTCAATTCTGGCGTTGTGCTCGTTCACAATGGAGTTGACAATGGCAAGCCCCAGGCCCGTGCCACTGCTTTTGGTCGAATAATAGGGTTCAAACAGCCGGGTTTTTTCTTCCGGTGGTATACCCGGTCCATTGTCCCGGATTTCAAGACGTAAGACATCACTCTCTTTGGGGCGAAAAAGGGAGATCCGGATTTCTCCTTTACCCTGGATGGCCCCCGTTGCATTGCTGAGAAGATTCAGTATGAGCTGTCGGTTCTGCTGGGGGTCCAGAGCAATGGCAGGCAGATCCTTCTCTATATGGAGAAAAAAATCAACCTCCGGATGGCCCTGACGGAAAGCGGCTACGCTGTCTGCCACAAGGGGGGCGAGGAGGCTGTGCCGGAGCCGGGCGGCGGGGAAACGGGCATATTCCGCAAATTCATTGACAAGATTACGGATTATCTCCACGTGATCTTCTATAATGCGGGTACATTCATCAAAAACGGGATCCTCCAGCATGGACCGGTATTTCCTCCGGAGCCGCTGGGCAGAAAGGGAAAGGGGGGTCAGGGGGTTTTTGACTTCGTGGGCAATACGGCGGGCAACTTCCCTCCATGCTGCCATGCGCTGGGCTTTTTCCAGCTCTGTGACGTCATCAAAAACCATAACGGTTCCTATGCGTTTTCCCGTATCATCCATGAGGGCTGAAAAGTGTATCTGAAAGTTTCTCAGCTGCCCATCAACGGTGAGGGTTATGGATGCCTTAAGGTCTCCCTGGCTGGCCTGAACCTTTTTTTCGTAGATCTCGGCTAATTTGCGGTAGCTTTTAGGAATGGCTTTTTTATAGGGCCGTTTCAGCAGATTCCGGGCTGTAAGGCCGAGCATGGTTTCCGCTGAGGGATTCATGGTGGTGACAATGCCTGAAGAGTTGAAGGAAATAACACCGGCGGAAACGTTTTTCAGGATTGTCTCCATGTAGCGTCTTCGCTCTTCAATCTCATTATTCTGCTGGCGCAGCATGCGTGCGGACAGGGCCAGCTGCTCCTGCCCCATGTGCAAGTCCCGTGTCATACGATTGAAGGCATCGACCAGAGTACCGATTTCATCGTCACCGGCCATAGCAATCTGAAACTGCAGATCTCCCTCGCCGATACGGCGTGTGGCTTCGGCCAGTTCCATAAGGGGGGTGGTGATGGTGCGTGCCAGATAAAAGGCAAACCAGATGGCGCAGAAGAGAACCAGCAGGGCAACAATGGTCAGTGCCAGATAGTAAATCTGCTGCACGGGTTGCCTGAGAAGCTTGACCTGCTGATACTCGCTGCTCCCTTGGGAAATGGCCGCGAGGTTGCGGATCAGCGTTGCCGGTATGCGTTTACCCATAACCACATATCCCTGAATGGCTTCTTTGTCTGCCTGAAAGGGTATGGTGGCGATGGTGCGGATCAGTTCACCGGAAAGAAAGGTTTCTGTCACATCGCGGGTCTGTCCATCTGAAAGGGGGCGACGGATTTCCTCAGGGGTGAGGGGGGGGAATGCGGTGTTGATATCCGGTCCGGTCCGGGAGAAGAGAAGATGGCCACGGGCATCATAAATATCCATGGAGTCCATGGGGAGCTCCTGCAGGCGCCGGTTGCCGTAGGCTTCCAGTAGTTGGCGTGCGCCAGGATCCATGAGTTGGCGTGTATGGATATCCTCTGCCGTTTGTTTGATAAAAAATCTGTTGGTTTCCGTTGTCTGGGCATACAGATGCCGACCCACGGCCACGGAGTTTTCCAGGGCCTGTTCCACGGGTATGTTGAACCAGAAAGCAATGCTTGTGGATATGAAATTCATGGAAAAAATGAACAGAACACTGGTGGGCAGCAGCGTGAGCGTGACAAAGGCTACCAGAAGCCGGGTGCGGAGTCTGGCTCCGGGAACCTTCTGTTTTCTGTCGTAGTAGAGTTTGACCAGATTGCGGAAAACAAGAAATATGAGCAGAAGAAAAAGCAGGAGATTGATATTGATAATGGCAAACATGAGAAGGGTATGGGAAAGGGGGAAGTCGGCTCCGAAATTCAGAATGCGGGTTTCCGCAAAGGTGAGCAGAGCGACCAGCGGCAGGAGGCAGATAATAATGATAAGTTCCCGTTTCCGCCGTTTATGTTCATTCTGGGGTGGAGGCTGGGACATGGCTTCTCCCGTTTTTTTCAGAAAATAAAGTCGATGCTGTACCAGTCTGTTTCAAAATCCCAGAAGGACAGGAAGAACAGGATGTGATGCAGATACAGGGGCAGGGTGAACTCACTGAGCTTGGCTTTGGCCCGGAGTCTGTAGGTTCGGGTTCTCTCCAGCTCATCATTCTGGGCAATGACAAGGTTGGAGATACTGCTCATTTTCCGTTTGGCTTCTTCAAAATCCTGGGTTGTGTGGGGAGAAAAACCTTCCCATGAGCGGGTTACGGTATAGGTTTCCCGGATGGTATTGTAACGGATGGTATGGGTGATCTTGATGCTGGCAATTTCCAGGGATCTCCTG
Proteins encoded:
- a CDS encoding DUF4390 domain-containing protein, which translates into the protein MATVHMSFLPTLLMNATNKVFILALLCCLVPAGSARAQEAAITNLILANTNNSLEIYLRAEGAFAPKIEAAIQSGVPVTFSYYFVLESPRRFRRSLEIASIKITHTIRYNTIRETYTVTRSWEGFSPHTTQDFEEAKRKMSSISNLVIAQNDELERTRTYRLRAKAKLSEFTLPLYLHHILFFLSFWDFETDWYSIDFIF
- a CDS encoding sigma-54-dependent transcriptional regulator; its protein translation is MFPTLLLVDDEPGILQSLGGLLQDEGFDIKTAPNGFEALKRIESEAPDLVLLDIWMPGMDGIDTLKEIRKLDPNIPVIMITGHGTIDTAVTATKNGAFDFIEKPLSIDKVLITINNALHFQKLEEENRYLKKKNLDRHAITGNSPPVQQLRLQVFQAASSHAPALILGENGTGKELVARSLHQLSSRSEEALICVNCASFSPDRMEEELFGLEKNIASGSARHKGSIEMAHRGSLFLDQVADLPMIAQGHLLRFLEDGRFHRLGGSREIRVDVRIIAATNRNLEQEIRQGTFREDLYYRLAVLPISVPPLRERKEDIHALATLFLQESATRGKIKEKQLTPGAITLLRNHDWPGNVRELKNLMERLAISLTDETISEQTLKNQGVTTPSRPDPMAARDYETAMKLFSALYLRKQLAICNHSIPEAAAASGLTQETFQKLMDT
- a CDS encoding sensor histidine kinase translates to MSQPPPQNEHKRRKRELIIIICLLPLVALLTFAETRILNFGADFPLSHTLLMFAIININLLLFLLLIFLVFRNLVKLYYDRKQKVPGARLRTRLLVAFVTLTLLPTSVLFIFSMNFISTSIAFWFNIPVEQALENSVAVGRHLYAQTTETNRFFIKQTAEDIHTRQLMDPGARQLLEAYGNRRLQELPMDSMDIYDARGHLLFSRTGPDINTAFPPLTPEEIRRPLSDGQTRDVTETFLSGELIRTIATIPFQADKEAIQGYVVMGKRIPATLIRNLAAISQGSSEYQQVKLLRQPVQQIYYLALTIVALLVLFCAIWFAFYLARTITTPLMELAEATRRIGEGDLQFQIAMAGDDEIGTLVDAFNRMTRDLHMGQEQLALSARMLRQQNNEIEERRRYMETILKNVSAGVISFNSSGIVTTMNPSAETMLGLTARNLLKRPYKKAIPKSYRKLAEIYEKKVQASQGDLKASITLTVDGQLRNFQIHFSALMDDTGKRIGTVMVFDDVTELEKAQRMAAWREVARRIAHEVKNPLTPLSLSAQRLRRKYRSMLEDPVFDECTRIIEDHVEIIRNLVNEFAEYARFPAARLRHSLLAPLVADSVAAFRQGHPEVDFFLHIEKDLPAIALDPQQNRQLILNLLSNATGAIQGKGEIRISLFRPKESDVLRLEIRDNGPGIPPEEKTRLFEPYYSTKSSGTGLGLAIVNSIVNEHNARIEVLDNDPSGACFRIDYPLKPFLS